The following DNA comes from Triplophysa dalaica isolate WHDGS20190420 chromosome 5, ASM1584641v1, whole genome shotgun sequence.
taaagtctcgaacaggtttgccccgctcagtgacgcaccgactgagaaacctgctgaaagtgccctagtgatcggtgattctattgtccggaacgttaacatagagacacctgccaccatagtcaaatgtttaccgggagccagagcgcctgacatcaagtcaaatttaaatgtgctggctaagactaatcgtaaatacagtaagattgttattcatgtcggcacaaatgatgttagactccgtcaatcggagatcactaaagataatattaaagaggtgtgtgagctcgcaaaaacgatgtcagacactgtaatattctctggcccccttacttcttaccgtggtgatgagatttatagcagattatcatcactaaatggctggttgtctgagtggtgcctgcagaataatatatattttataaataactggaagagttttgagggcagacctgacctgttgaaacgagatggtctccatccctcctgggatggggtttccctcctctctagaaatttggcacacagtcttaataatgctaaaggctgactacctagggcccaggtcaggaaggagacggaatggcttaaccaactgtctgcttgccgtctcgcgttacagaatacacaaaatatacaacatgtaataatcccttcttacaaacaacatcaaatagagactgtgtctgtcccccggattagcaaacataagatattgcataaacctcttgaaagtaatttaataaacgttaaacaaatcaaacatgaacaaaatacagataatcaactgttacgactcggattgcttaatattagatctctctcaaataaagcactttttgttaacgatatgagaaccgatcataaaatagacacgcttggtttgacagaaacatgtctaaagccagatgattatattactctaaatgaatctgtttatcaagattattactataaacacaaGCCTCGTCTAAACgatagagggggaggtgtcgctgcactttacaataatattttatcatctctcagaagtctaactttaaatacaattcttttgaagtcatggtacttcacgtatcgacacctaatactaaaggacaaaacattttttaaatttattctagctattgtatataggcctccagggcaccaaatagattttgttaaagattttggtgggctCTTATCAGAACTAGAACTTGCCgtagatagagtccttgtcgtcggtgactttaatatccatgtagacaatgatacaaatgccttgggactggctttcaaagacactcttaactccatgggcgttagtcaacatgtgtcttcgtaatcatactttagatttagtactattttacggtataaatgtggacgatgttaaaaacgttcagcagagtgaagatatttcggatcattatctgatattatatttgcttcaatggcctacggctgcaaatcaaactccttgttacaaatatggtagaacgattacttcaactaccaaagatgcgtttctcgataatctgcctgaattctctcaaatatctagcatgagtaaaaatgatgatcttgacattacttttgaaaattttaactctaccttctcggaaatattagacacagttgctcctctgtgtttaaaaaagattaaaaatggcagcccgacaccgtggtataatgaacacactcagactctaaagaaagcgtcccgtaaaatggagaggaactttaagaaaacgaatttagaggtatttcgtatagcatggaaggatagtactcgaaatgacaggaatgccataaaaacgtctagatccgcctacttttcaacacttatagaggaaaaccatcacaaccctgggtttttatttaacaccgtggctaaattaataaaaaataagtcgtcatcgacgtcagattctgattatcagcataacagtgatgaatttatgaactacttcactagtaaaatccaagatataagagaaaaaatgataacaatgcaacctgtagtgaaatccgctgaacaaactaactacagcacccctaaggagaaattgcaattattttctacagtagatcacgatgaactgtctaaaatcattagatcatctaaatcaacaacatgcatgctagaccctatacctacaaaactactgaaagaaatgctcccagaaattatagatcctcttctcagtattattaactcatctctgacattagattagattagattagattcaactttattgtcattacacatatacaagtaaagtgtaacgaaatgtagtttaggtctaaccagaagtgcaat
Coding sequences within:
- the LOC130420439 gene encoding uncharacterized protein LOC130420439; this translates as MGLSHPLLASQGFPALHGGNDLSLSLKVVLVFPIHASNVSAHSSVPVENPLQLGNFVTVRRHSRKTKHHSTVPIKVSNRFAPLSDAPTEKPAESALVIGDSIVRNVNIETPATIVKCLPGARAPDIKSNLNVLAKTNRKYSKIVIHVGTNDVRLRQSEITKDNIKEVCELAKTMSDTVIFSGPLTSYRGDEIYSRLSSLNGWLSEWCLQNNIYFINNWKSFEGRPDLLKRDGLHPSWDGVSLLSRNLAHSLNNAKG